Genomic segment of Mycobacterium sp. 050128:
GAACACGGATCGTCCGGGCAGCAGCCAGCAGGTGGCTCGCGGGTCGTTACGACGACGGCAACAGCCCGGGGCTATCCAGCCATTGTTGATTGATTCGAGAGTCGCATCAGACGAACATCTGACGCCGGGGCCCGCCAATCAGGTCAGTCGGGCAGCAAGACGTTGACGGCCTTGGTCTGGCTAAAAGAAACGAGCTCTTCGAGACTATCCTCACGGCCGATACCCGAGTTCTTGAACCCGCCGAACGGAACTCCCCAGAAATGGCGGGAAGAACCGTTTACCCAGATATAGCCGGCGTCCAGTTGGGACGCCAGGGAGTGCGCCATGCCGACGTTCTCCGTCCACACCGCAGCGGTGAGACCGTACTCGACCCTGTTGGCGACGTCGACCGCCTCACCGACGTCGTCGAAGGTCATGACCGACAGGACTGGACCGAAGATTTCGGTTCGCGCAACGGCGCTGTCGGGAGACACGGCTGCAAGTACCGTCGGAGCCACAAAGTAACCGCGGTCCCCAATGCCGCCCGGCCGGCCACCACCGGTAACAACCTCGGCCCCAGCCCTTTTCGCGCTATCGATCGCGTCCAGCACCCGCTCATAGTGCACGCGCGTGATGAGCGGTCCCATCTCGGTTTCGTCGGCGAGCGGGTCGCCGATACGGATCCGCTCGACCAGCAATCGCACATTCTCAAGTACCTCGTCTACCAGGCTGCGGTGAACGAGGAGCCGGCTCGTCGACCCGCAGGACTGCCCCATGGTGGCGGTGAAGTTCATCCCTAAGACCGCACCCGCGGCGGCCCGCACTGGGTCGGCGTCCGCCAGAACGAGCATCGCGTTCTTGCCGCCGAGCTCGAGCGTGACATCCTTAACGCCCGTATCGGCGGCGTCGTGCTGGATAGATCGACCCGTCTGCTCCGACCCAATCACGGCAATGCGACGAACACGCGGGTGCCGCACCAAAGCCCGCCCGCTCTCTGATCCACGACCGGTCAGGACGACTAGCAGCCCCGACGGCAAGACCTCGGCAGCGATCTCACCGATACGCAGCGCTGAGAGCGGCGCCTGCTCGGGGGCCTTGAGCACGACACCGTTCCCGGCCACCAGCGGCGCTGCGATTTTCGCTGCAGCGAAAAAGAGCGGATGGTTATACGGGACGATCCTTGCGACGACGCCGTAGGGCTGTTGCAGGGTGTAGTGCAGGTGCTGCCCCGACGCCGGGATCGTGCGGCCGCCCAGGTCGAGCGCGAGGTCGCACATGACCTCGATATAGTCGACAGCGGCATCCACATCGAGTCGCATCGCGGTGATCGGGAAACCGCCGTCGAGCGCGTCTATGGTTGCCAACTCCTCGCGGTGCTCCCGCAGCGCCTCGGCAAAGGCACGCAACTGGCGCGCCCGCTCCCGTGGCGGTTTCCGCGCCCACGCACGCTGCGCGGCCTCCGTCGCGGCCACCGCGTGATCGACGTCCTCGGGCGCGCAGTCGGGCACCTGGGCGAGCGGCTGCTCCGTCGCCGGGCTCTCCGTGACGTAGCGCCGCGCCGCGCTACGCTGCCGCCCGGAGACGACCACCCGCCAGTCGCGATCCACATACCGGTGCGCCGGACCCGCTGCGGTGCTCACGATGACACGAACAGGACGCTGTCGCGAACGTCCGCAGTGACGTCGACGTATTGTTGGCAACCGCAGCACCGCGGCGGATCCGCCTCCACACACATCATTTGTGCACCTCGTTCTGGGATGATCTGATCGGGGGACTATGCGGATCAGGCCAGCGGCGGACCGGGCGGGCCAGTCCGGCGGCTGATGGTCTGTAATTCCGTGTATTCGTGCAGGCTGGCCGGCGAAAACTCGCGACCGAGGCCACTCCCCTTCGCCCCACCGAGCGGCGCCCGGGGGTCGAGCGAGGTGAAGGTATGGCTATTGACGAACACTGAGCCAGTGTCGAGCCTTCGGCCGAGCATGAAGGCGCGCTCTTCGTCAGCGGTCCAGATCGAGGCGGCCAGCCCATACTTGGACCGGTTCACGAGTCTGATCACCTCGTCAAGCTCCGTATACCGCAGCACCGGCACCGCCGGGCCGAACTGCTCCTCTTCGACAAGCGCAAGCCGAGGGTCGGCGCCGGTCACCACGCTAGGCATCATGAAATGGCCATGCTCCCAAGCCGCCGTGTCGAGACGCTGACCGAGGGTGGTGACGACAGCACCGCTGGCCCGGGCATCGTCCACCAATTTTTCGACCGCGTGTTTCTGCTGCGCGTTGTTGAGCGGACCCATCGTGGATCGCGGGTCGTCGCCGGGGCCGACGACGAGCTCGTCCACCGCGGCTTCGAAGGCTTCGACGAAGCGGTTGTGGATGCGGTCCGGCACGTAAATCCGTTTGACGCCGAAGCACACCTGGCCGGTGGTGGCAAACGCGCCCTTGGCGATCTGGCGCATCGTCGCCGGTGAGAGATCTAAGTCATCGAGCAGAATCGCCGGGTCGTTTCCGCCGAGTTCGAGCGTCAACCGCTTGATGTCTTGGGCCGCCGCCGCCATGACCTTGCGGCCGGTGTCGATGCCACCGGTGAAACCGATCTTGCGGATCGCCGGGTGTGCGACCAGTGCCTGCCCGACCACGTCGCCACCGGTGACCATGTTGAGCACACCTGGCGGGAAGTGTTGTTGGAGAGCCCGAATGATTTCGCTTAGTACCAACGGCGAGTTCTCCGACGGCTTGAGAACGACAGTGTTGCCGGCGACGAGTGCCGGAGCAAGCTTCATGAACGACAAGACGACTGGGAAGTTCCACGGCGTGACAGCGGCCACCGGCCCGATCGGCCGGCGCCGAATGAGGGTCGTGCCGCCGGTGTCCCGGATCTGTTGGTCGGCTAACTCCTCGGCGGCGATGCTGGAGGTGTAGCCGCAGAGGGCGGAGGCGAACTCCAGATCGATATTGGACTCTTCGAGAATTTTGCCGTTCTCCCGGCTCAGGATAGGCGCGTACTCCTCCATCATGTCGTGGATCACTCCGGCTGCCGCGAGAAGCGCCCCCTGCCGTTCTTCCAGC
This window contains:
- a CDS encoding aldehyde dehydrogenase family protein, with protein sequence MSTAAGPAHRYVDRDWRVVVSGRQRSAARRYVTESPATEQPLAQVPDCAPEDVDHAVAATEAAQRAWARKPPRERARQLRAFAEALREHREELATIDALDGGFPITAMRLDVDAAVDYIEVMCDLALDLGGRTIPASGQHLHYTLQQPYGVVARIVPYNHPLFFAAAKIAAPLVAGNGVVLKAPEQAPLSALRIGEIAAEVLPSGLLVVLTGRGSESGRALVRHPRVRRIAVIGSEQTGRSIQHDAADTGVKDVTLELGGKNAMLVLADADPVRAAAGAVLGMNFTATMGQSCGSTSRLLVHRSLVDEVLENVRLLVERIRIGDPLADETEMGPLITRVHYERVLDAIDSAKRAGAEVVTGGGRPGGIGDRGYFVAPTVLAAVSPDSAVARTEIFGPVLSVMTFDDVGEAVDVANRVEYGLTAAVWTENVGMAHSLASQLDAGYIWVNGSSRHFWGVPFGGFKNSGIGREDSLEELVSFSQTKAVNVLLPD
- a CDS encoding aldehyde dehydrogenase family protein, coding for MINAKLIINGREETSERAIEVVSPADTRVVLGAVPDATSAQVDEAVEAAATAFPEWSSRPLEERQGALLAAAGVIHDMMEEYAPILSRENGKILEESNIDLEFASALCGYTSSIAAEELADQQIRDTGGTTLIRRRPIGPVAAVTPWNFPVVLSFMKLAPALVAGNTVVLKPSENSPLVLSEIIRALQQHFPPGVLNMVTGGDVVGQALVAHPAIRKIGFTGGIDTGRKVMAAAAQDIKRLTLELGGNDPAILLDDLDLSPATMRQIAKGAFATTGQVCFGVKRIYVPDRIHNRFVEAFEAAVDELVVGPGDDPRSTMGPLNNAQQKHAVEKLVDDARASGAVVTTLGQRLDTAAWEHGHFMMPSVVTGADPRLALVEEEQFGPAVPVLRYTELDEVIRLVNRSKYGLAASIWTADEERAFMLGRRLDTGSVFVNSHTFTSLDPRAPLGGAKGSGLGREFSPASLHEYTELQTISRRTGPPGPPLA